attgttaattaataatgaagttTTAAAACATAGTATGCAGATAACCTGTGAATTATCAAcatggcataataatatgtgccttAAGTGTAAAGATGTTGTTTTGATAAATCTTAACCTAGTGAATACAAGACTATTTTCCatctataattatactatatacagagTTTGCTTTAAAGGTTTACTTATCTAAATTGATGGAAAATTTCAATAACCTTAATGTCTTAATAACCAAATGgaccttaataataattttcatttttctttgtataaattgttaattgaaatcatgttaattgtttattttaatttttatagagcGGATTACTAATGACCATGATTCGAGCATTGTCTGCAACTGAATCTAATGAACATCGTGAAATTGAAAAAACTGCTTTGGAGAGAGAATATAAGCGATGTGATCAAAAATTAGAGGAATTGATCTCTATGGAACATCAAAATCTTGCTCGTGTTATGCATTTATTTACATCAGTGTCTagtgaaattaatttatctagaGAACGAGTTCATGCTGCTAAGCAGAAGCTTCTTGCATGTAAAACTTTGTTACGATGTAAACGGGATGAACTAAGAAAATTTTATGTTGAGAGTATTGAGCAACATCATATGTTAACACAATTGACTCAAATGTAAGGAATCCATATAAATTGCtgattcttatatataataattaagtatatgatataatatattttatttagtgaaCAAATTAAAGAAGTGCCTTTTCAATTGAACATGTTAGaatcaaaaaatcaatactTACAATGTACTAAATTGTTGATGGAAAcattacaaataagtaataatgatttgaaaaatatagatGCATTAAATGAATTGAGAGTGGAACTGAAACACAAAAaacaagtaatataaattaaaatagagttataacttgtattataactatgatGTCTTTCCTCCTTcactaataatttgtttttttatctttgaacgtattttatgatttttttaccaatataatatataagatttacCCCTATGTTTAATAGTATgctaattatacaaataaaaaataaagattaaaataacACAACAACGAGAAACCTATAatttatgcatttaatatttaatatatttgttatcagGCTCTATACAATAGATTATTGGACGAATTAATGAACCATATATATGTTATTTCACCACAATCAGCTAAATCATTTCGTCGTACTGGGTCAGATGGATATAATTCCTCATTTGGTCAAAGTACAAGAAgatcatacaaatatataccaCAAATTACTACACACaagtaactaaattaatttaggcatacatttgtttatttatttattttttaaatttattacagagacattttaaatgataataatgagaCTGATATTAATGAGCTTGATACTGAAAAATTTGTCCCCATAGCTGTTGAGTGCCTTGCCATactttttaagttaaatgaTACAATTGAAGTGAGTACTATAGTCCGCGACATGAAAAGTGGCACCTGCCCGTCACGAACCTATCAGCAGTTTCGCCTCAGTGATTCACATTACGAGCGGGTGTCTGGCACTGCGTCCCCCGCGCTGTATGTGGTATAGGTTGAGAACCAATGGCTAACGGGTAGGGAAGCAGCAACGGGTCGCGGTGCACAGGGGCCACTTTTCGTGTCACAgactttaatagttttattttcaataattaattcaattgtattaaattgtgactatatattatattgtatttcagaAATTGAAATCTACAATGCAAACACAATTAGttgaaattgttgaaaaaactacaaaacaaatatcaacaacaaatcaATCAAAAAATGCTGGAGAACAATTAGTAACTTTAGTAAATGGagtcattttacaattttattcggTTGTTGATGCACACCAGTTGTTTTTGTGCAGCTTGGATAAGGTAGTTGATCAACAACTATTAGCCAATGTCAATAAATATGATCTTAAATATGTTTGGGAAAATATTGAGTCTATTGTaagtaaactattaatataattttatattcagtgACTTCCAGTATTTGctttttaagataaaaataatattaaaatcttattaaataatgtataaaaagtatACATAAAAGTTGCATTTCATTAGATTATAATAGAGTTTTATGTTTTCAGGTGCAAATGTTCTTAAGTAATTATTTGGATGTAAATAGTCATTCGGATTTAGTTATAAAATCTACAccaatttttagtaatattgatctgaatgtttttttttcaaagaaaaagATTCAACggtaattaactatttatttaattattaatttatgtaatacacattctaaattttaaaataaataattgttgttgttgtttttttttttgtagacctAAACAGTGtctttttaagttttcaaatgCTTTTGAAAGTTCTTCTGATTTGTTAGAAGTAAGTatttactagtataatatattttggttttctgATTcagtattatttagttattagaaAAGCTATATTACTTTACtatttattggttattacttattaccctTTAATAATGGGTATATGACTcctaatgtatttatatgtttttcattttataaaacagtaataaaaatattaataattgtatatattttgtagagaCCTTTTACCAGTAtaacacagacacacacaatGATTTGTACTTCAagttcagataatattatttatatatatgagcCACTCACAATGTTTATACAACAAATTGAACAATCAATGAATATGTAAGGGAGtcttagattttaataattatgtataatgttgtgtagattagattaaaataacaaaacaaaaaatatacctaagtatGTTGAATACACttatattgaatacctatatgaagaaaaaaatgatttccaatttatgtttattgaatacatattgtttacaaaaaatctaaattctaatatttttgtagGAGTACATGTACTTTAAGTTTATGGCTTAATGAATACATAAGAACAGTTTTTCTTGATCGTCAGCATAGTAAAGTAGCCACTACAGTTGAATCAATTACCAAGCAAGCTGATGCTTGGCATGCAATTACTACACCAGAACAAATGCAGGAGTTAATCATTTCAAGACcattattatcagtatataattaaatagaaagttatataattttattaaaatattaattttaaaatttttttgttttagagtaCAGTAAGCATATGGAATAATATATGTCAAATTAAAAAGTTAGTCATCACCATGCCAGAATATGCATCACATTTCTTAATGATCATGGTTAGCATTAGTAGAAGCTATAAAGAAACTTGCGATAGCTTATTTACGTCCAATATAAAATCTTGCGATAATACTACCAAGCTAGTTAGTTATTTATGGATTCAAAAACATGATTTAGTTGACTATCTTAAGTAAGAACTATtgcctattattaattaaatatatacaaacatgtTAGTTACCGAGACTGTGTTGAatggaataaatatttgtaaagtaTGCTTGTACATTGCATTTATGTggcaaatattttcaaaataaagatttaaatatctatctacttataaaaaacaaaatatactattttgcaATAGTTACTAAACAAtttggaattattataaaaatttaatttaattaacattatttaaaaaaagcataatattttatataagtatttttaattattaacgattattactctaatatattgtatatttgtattacaaatCTCCACATTCCACGCAGTTctaatctttaaaataatatgctttttaaatgcaatttaataaaatgtatcattggaTCAAACATTCACTTAAAAACCAGTATAGAAAATctataaattcttttttttattttattaaacattttatttataatctatgcaatacattttagtacaatggttaaatttgataaaacttATTAATAGGAGCTAGTGTTCATGGGCAGTTGCTCGGCAGTGTAACccaattataaattcttaaattaagtaaatgttgttgtataatatttgaataatatattatacacatttatctgtctaatcttaaatattataaaaaatatgattttt
This portion of the Acyrthosiphon pisum isolate AL4f chromosome A1, pea_aphid_22Mar2018_4r6ur, whole genome shotgun sequence genome encodes:
- the LOC100160317 gene encoding exocyst complex component 4, which gives rise to MANPPSKPPRGIKTPKETSGLLMTMIRALSATESNEHREIEKTALEREYKRCDQKLEELISMEHQNLARVMHLFTSVSSEINLSRERVHAAKQKLLACKTLLRCKRDELRKFYVESIEQHHMLTQLTQIEQIKEVPFQLNMLESKNQYLQCTKLLMETLQISNNDLKNIDALNELRVELKHKKQALYNRLLDELMNHIYVISPQSAKSFRRTGSDGYNSSFGQSTRRSYKYIPQITTHKDILNDNNETDINELDTEKFVPIAVECLAILFKLNDTIEKLKSTMQTQLVEIVEKTTKQISTTNQSKNAGEQLVTLVNGVILQFYSVVDAHQLFLCSLDKVVDQQLLANVNKYDLKYVWENIESIVQMFLSNYLDVNSHSDLVIKSTPIFSNIDLNVFFSKKKIQRPKQCLFKFSNAFESSSDLLERPFTSITQTHTMICTSSSDNIIYIYEPLTMFIQQIEQSMNMSTCTLSLWLNEYIRTVFLDRQHSKVATTVESITKQADAWHAITTPEQMQELIISRPLLSSTVSIWNNICQIKKLVITMPEYASHFLMIMVSISRSYKETCDSLFTSNIKSCDNTTKLVSYLWIQKHDLVDYLKQSHNWVRREYENKSKKSSLDELKRYTQEADKLFENLEGNDFKVTGVSDINQLRCLAHLLESMEWFGKKLNEISNPESKHYLVPKLNNSKTDNNNLPLSLVETLHQLGKDFQDISDNILLYLYLEVRAQSIYYLLPSFESAIGNTTEPKVLDLNQSVSALHEAMLNAISNSKSQYIFEGLGEIMAKSLVNHTRNIEMIDEIAIRKRIRDITMLKYNIAAMLGASQVTLEKTVHYYELLLCTPKEILEEILEKGATFSEAEYLNLLQIVHRSNKNVEETTSLQNDLKRLSDILSQTKHTFLI